A portion of the Adhaeribacter radiodurans genome contains these proteins:
- a CDS encoding helix-turn-helix domain-containing protein has translation MEHISKYLTPEIKLSCYEDKFFKSEIVFDQHMLIWFISGETKIVQAEATHHFKTGDIFLIPRNKPATIINYPKDGLPHKTVVMLLTTKILRSFYNRLEVKTEIIPVPRIRSFHHHPLLESCLASLIPYFDLKDPFPDNLAFLKITEAISILRSIDPKIDSMLANFDDPHKVDLISFMEKNYMFNMPTEKFGYLTGRSLTTFKRDFKKAFNTTPQKWLTQNRLELAHYQLAERNKKPVDVCYETGFENLSHFSFAFKKQFGYPPTDLLEQKANSQYLT, from the coding sequence ATGGAGCATATATCCAAATACCTGACACCCGAAATAAAACTTTCCTGTTACGAAGATAAATTTTTTAAATCAGAGATTGTCTTCGATCAACACATGCTCATCTGGTTCATCTCCGGGGAAACCAAGATTGTGCAGGCCGAAGCTACCCATCATTTTAAAACCGGCGATATATTTTTGATTCCTAGAAATAAGCCGGCCACCATCATTAATTATCCTAAAGATGGTTTGCCGCATAAAACTGTGGTAATGCTTTTAACCACAAAAATCCTAAGAAGTTTTTATAACCGTTTGGAGGTAAAAACAGAAATAATACCGGTTCCAAGAATTCGCAGCTTCCACCATCATCCCTTACTGGAAAGTTGCCTGGCTTCCTTAATCCCCTACTTCGATTTGAAAGATCCGTTCCCGGATAACTTAGCTTTTTTAAAAATTACGGAAGCAATTAGCATTTTACGATCCATTGACCCTAAAATTGACAGCATGCTAGCCAACTTTGATGATCCGCATAAAGTGGATCTAATCAGCTTTATGGAAAAGAACTACATGTTTAACATGCCCACCGAAAAATTTGGCTATTTGACTGGCCGAAGCCTCACCACTTTTAAAAGGGACTTTAAAAAAGCATTTAATACCACGCCGCAAAAATGGCTTACTCAAAATCGGTTGGAGTTAGCGCATTACCAACTTGCCGAGAGAAATAAGAAACCCGTTGACGTTTGTTATGAAACAGGTTTTGAAAACTTGTCGCACTTTTCTTTTGCCTTTAAAAAACAGTTTGGTTACCCGCCCACCGACTTGCTGGAACAAAAAGCCAACAGTCAATATCTTACCTAG
- a CDS encoding adenylate/guanylate cyclase domain-containing protein has translation MAKEFEYTTWANRYTARFPVLTYVGTQANFWIIVNLLLVAIMHLQTRIMHQAYNLPATGKLSPMLLLAVASGVLYGVSLGLIGYYLDRRFLKKMSLGKIILFKALGSLALLTLLLWLLRFVFFNFFVLPSPYLTSIILNSASWNYLFYLLLIYYSFMTLVISFINQVNKKYGPGVLVPLLLGRYRYPREEKRIFMFMDLKSSTTIAENLGHLKYSSFIRDCFADINEVLFPFRAQVYQYVGDEIVVTWPETEGLSNQYCIRFYFACKKQFQDRAGFYLTNYGLLPEFKAGVHSGKVTAVEIGEIKKDIAYHGDTLNTAARIQSLCNEYQKSFLVSESLLNKLGLDQGIKTEALGMILLRGKTEKVGILSVGWIEEK, from the coding sequence ATGGCAAAGGAATTTGAGTACACCACCTGGGCGAACCGCTATACAGCCCGGTTTCCCGTGCTTACGTATGTAGGTACGCAAGCAAACTTTTGGATAATCGTTAACCTGCTGTTGGTAGCCATTATGCACCTGCAGACCAGGATAATGCATCAGGCTTATAATTTACCTGCAACAGGAAAATTAAGCCCTATGCTATTATTAGCCGTTGCATCCGGAGTTTTGTATGGCGTAAGCCTTGGGTTAATAGGGTATTACTTGGATAGGAGATTTTTAAAAAAAATGTCTCTTGGAAAAATTATTCTATTCAAAGCACTTGGCTCCCTGGCGCTTCTTACGCTGCTTTTATGGCTCTTACGTTTTGTCTTTTTCAACTTCTTTGTTTTGCCATCTCCATATCTGACAAGCATTATTTTAAATTCAGCGTCGTGGAATTACCTTTTCTATCTTCTGCTGATTTACTATTCTTTTATGACGCTGGTGATCAGTTTCATTAACCAGGTAAATAAAAAGTATGGTCCCGGTGTTCTGGTGCCTTTGCTATTAGGTAGGTACCGGTACCCCCGGGAAGAAAAAAGAATTTTTATGTTCATGGATTTAAAATCATCCACTACCATCGCCGAGAACTTAGGACATTTAAAGTACAGTTCCTTCATCAGAGATTGTTTTGCGGATATAAATGAAGTACTATTCCCCTTCCGGGCCCAAGTTTATCAATACGTGGGTGATGAAATTGTGGTCACCTGGCCAGAAACGGAAGGTCTAAGCAATCAATATTGTATCCGGTTTTACTTTGCCTGTAAAAAACAATTTCAGGATAGAGCCGGCTTTTATCTAACAAACTATGGCTTACTACCCGAATTTAAAGCCGGTGTTCATTCAGGGAAAGTAACGGCCGTAGAAATAGGTGAAATCAAAAAAGATATTGCTTATCATGGGGATACTTTAAATACTGCGGCCAGAATCCAGAGCCTTTGCAACGAATACCAGAAAAGCTTTCTTGTTTCTGAATCTTTATTAAACAAGTTGGGATTAGATCAGGGAATAAAGACTGAAGCTCTGGGTATGATTCTGCTCCGAGGAAAAACAGAGAAGGTGGGGATACTAAGTGTAGGTTGGATTGAGGAAAAATGA
- a CDS encoding ATP-binding domain-containing protein, with product MTYTHSPKEHMLELDLACAITIYKSQGSEFETIIPLVMQHFGMLFRNLVYTGLPGPKS from the coding sequence ATGACGTACACTCACTCCCCCAAAGAGCATATGCTGGAGCTAGATTTAGCCTGTGCTATTACCATTTATAAATCACAAGGAAGTGAGTTTGAAACCATCATTCCCTTAGTTATGCAGCACTTTGGCATGTTATTCCGGAATCTGGTTTATACGGGATTACCTGGGCCAAAAAGTTAG
- a CDS encoding tetratricopeptide repeat protein, with protein sequence MQNSCLKYLRIIFFFFFISAQPTYCQENKFSIIIADSLFQQKHYTEALAHYEKILANNQQYSPRMLLKMAFIKEGQHDFTGAMYYLHLYYSKTPNRAVLRKMEDLAQAHQLTGYEYSDLQFFKTQFNKYYLHLLEGMLVLAVIIITFTFFRRQNKPVSSNFKLGLVFYLGFILYYINYLDFGQEGIIRHNRIPVMSAPSAGATWLATANQGNKLKLTGEKDIWYEVQWKNQRAYIRKQNILVLP encoded by the coding sequence ATGCAAAATAGTTGTCTCAAATATTTAAGGATAATTTTCTTTTTTTTCTTTATATCTGCTCAACCTACTTATTGTCAGGAAAATAAATTTTCCATTATTATTGCCGATTCGTTGTTTCAGCAAAAGCATTACACCGAAGCTTTGGCACATTACGAGAAAATACTGGCTAATAATCAGCAGTACTCGCCCAGAATGTTGTTAAAAATGGCTTTCATTAAAGAGGGCCAGCATGATTTTACCGGGGCTATGTATTATTTGCACTTATATTACTCTAAAACGCCCAACCGGGCGGTTCTGCGTAAAATGGAAGATTTAGCCCAAGCGCACCAACTTACCGGTTACGAATACAGCGATTTACAATTTTTTAAAACCCAATTTAATAAATATTACCTGCACCTGCTGGAAGGGATGCTGGTGTTGGCAGTTATCATTATTACTTTTACTTTTTTCCGGCGCCAAAACAAACCGGTTAGCAGTAATTTTAAATTAGGTTTAGTTTTTTACCTGGGCTTTATATTGTATTACATTAACTACCTCGATTTTGGACAGGAAGGCATTATCCGGCACAACCGTATTCCGGTAATGTCGGCTCCTTCGGCGGGTGCTACCTGGCTGGCTACGGCTAATCAGGGTAATAAATTAAAATTAACTGGAGAAAAAGATATTTGGTACGAAGTACAATGGAAAAACCAAAGGGCTTATATTAGAAAGCAAAACATACTGGTACTTCCTTAA
- a CDS encoding SDR family oxidoreductase has protein sequence MKDKVVVITGSTSGIGKACAFAFGEAGAKVVISGRDAVKLKSTADELTQKGIICRAVQSDVSQEADAQNLISETIQQFGKLDILINNAGISMRALFQNLDLAVIKQVMDINFYGTVYATKYALPYILESKGSVIGISSIAGYRGLPGRTGYSASKFAMQGFLEALRTEVMHQGVHVMVACPGFTASNIRNTALNAQGNVQGESPRAEEKMMTAEEVATRILKATQKRQREVIMTTQGKLTVFLNKWLPGLTDKLVYNVMAKEKDSPFK, from the coding sequence ATGAAAGATAAAGTAGTAGTAATAACTGGTAGCACATCGGGTATTGGGAAAGCCTGCGCGTTTGCCTTCGGGGAAGCAGGAGCAAAAGTAGTTATTTCGGGGCGAGATGCCGTTAAACTAAAATCTACCGCTGATGAACTTACGCAAAAAGGAATAATTTGCCGGGCAGTGCAGAGCGATGTTAGCCAGGAAGCAGATGCGCAAAACTTAATTTCCGAAACTATTCAGCAGTTTGGCAAGTTGGATATTCTTATTAATAATGCGGGCATTTCCATGCGGGCTTTATTTCAGAACCTGGATTTAGCGGTGATTAAGCAGGTAATGGATATAAATTTTTACGGTACTGTTTACGCTACCAAATACGCTTTGCCTTATATTTTAGAAAGTAAAGGTTCTGTTATTGGAATTTCTTCTATTGCCGGTTACCGCGGTTTACCCGGCCGTACAGGTTACTCGGCTTCAAAGTTTGCCATGCAGGGTTTCCTGGAGGCTTTACGTACCGAAGTAATGCACCAGGGAGTCCACGTTATGGTGGCCTGTCCGGGGTTTACCGCCTCTAATATCCGGAACACGGCCCTAAATGCGCAAGGCAACGTGCAGGGAGAATCGCCGCGGGCCGAAGAGAAAATGATGACGGCCGAAGAAGTGGCTACCCGAATATTAAAAGCTACTCAAAAACGCCAGCGTGAGGTTATAATGACTACCCAAGGAAAGTTAACCGTTTTCCTGAATAAATGGCTACCTGGTTTAACAGATAAATTAGTTTATAACGTAATGGCCAAAGAAAAAGACTCTCCCTTTAAGTAA
- the rlmD gene encoding 23S rRNA (uracil(1939)-C(5))-methyltransferase RlmD — MVAEGNCLARYENRVVFVKGVAPGDVVDMRITKQKKSFWEGTPIRFVSYSDLRVEPFCEHFGVCGGCKWQHISYETQLYYKQKQVKDNLERIGKIALPPIDPIKGSAKTTYYRNKLEYTFSDNGWLTTEQIKSGNEFEREALGFHIPGRFDKILDIKHCYLQTDPSNGIRLSVRKYAKDHQLEFNNLYKIDGFLRNLIIRTANTGDLMVILQVYHNDQEKITALLDFLHQSFPQITSLQYVVNNKGNETFHDLDVICYKGEPYIHEEMEGLRFRVGPKSFYQTNSEQAYELYRLTREMADLTGTELVYDLYTGAGTIANFVARHCREVVGVEYVPSAIDDAILNSQINEITNTKFFAGDLKDVLTPEFVAQHGTPDVIITDPPRAGMHPDVVARLLEINPKKIVYVSCNPATQARDLELLSEKYTVTRVQPVDMFPQTHHVENIVSLQAN; from the coding sequence ATGGTAGCGGAGGGCAATTGCCTGGCCCGTTACGAAAATCGCGTAGTATTTGTAAAAGGCGTAGCACCCGGCGATGTAGTGGATATGCGCATAACCAAACAAAAGAAAAGTTTTTGGGAAGGCACACCCATCCGTTTTGTTTCTTATTCTGATTTGCGCGTGGAGCCATTTTGCGAACACTTTGGTGTTTGCGGGGGGTGTAAATGGCAGCATATCAGTTACGAAACCCAGCTCTACTACAAGCAAAAGCAAGTGAAAGATAACCTGGAACGTATCGGTAAAATTGCCTTACCGCCCATAGACCCTATAAAAGGTTCGGCTAAAACAACTTATTACCGCAACAAACTGGAATATACCTTTTCTGATAATGGTTGGTTAACCACTGAACAAATTAAATCGGGGAACGAATTCGAGCGGGAGGCTTTAGGCTTTCACATTCCGGGCCGGTTCGATAAAATTCTGGATATCAAACATTGTTACCTGCAAACAGATCCATCTAACGGCATCCGGTTATCGGTGCGTAAGTACGCCAAGGATCATCAACTGGAATTTAATAATCTGTATAAAATAGATGGTTTCCTGCGGAACCTTATTATTCGTACGGCTAATACCGGCGATTTAATGGTCATTTTGCAGGTATACCACAACGATCAGGAAAAAATAACAGCGCTGCTTGATTTTCTGCACCAGTCATTTCCGCAAATTACGTCGCTGCAATACGTGGTAAATAATAAAGGAAACGAAACATTTCACGATCTGGACGTAATTTGTTACAAAGGAGAGCCTTACATCCACGAAGAAATGGAAGGTTTGCGCTTTCGGGTAGGGCCAAAATCGTTTTACCAGACCAACTCGGAACAGGCTTATGAATTGTACCGGTTAACGCGCGAAATGGCAGATTTAACCGGTACGGAGTTAGTGTACGACTTGTACACCGGGGCCGGTACCATTGCCAACTTTGTTGCGCGCCATTGCCGGGAAGTAGTGGGGGTAGAATACGTACCAAGCGCCATAGATGATGCTATTTTAAATTCGCAAATAAACGAGATTACTAACACAAAATTTTTTGCGGGTGATTTAAAAGACGTACTTACTCCCGAATTTGTAGCGCAACACGGCACTCCGGATGTGATTATTACGGATCCGCCGCGGGCAGGTATGCACCCGGATGTAGTAGCCCGGCTTTTAGAAATTAATCCAAAAAAGATTGTTTACGTAAGCTGTAACCCTGCTACTCAAGCGCGGGACCTGGAATTACTTTCCGAAAAATACACGGTTACCCGCGTGCAGCCCGTAGATATGTTCCCACAAACTCATCACGTTGAAAACATTGTTTCGTTGCAAGCTAATTAG
- a CDS encoding DUF1206 domain-containing protein — protein sequence MNITSVSSSLTHPQPHWITLFARVGLTAKGIVYCLVGLMAFMAAFDLNGKTVQDTSKAGIFHFIQEQPFGKILIGLVALGLLCFAVWRFIEAFMDTEHKGTKPKGIGRRIGYAFSGIVYLGFAFYAGKEALGKSSGQSGNDNTQQSLVHQLLDKPFGQWLVGALALGIIFLGIYQIYRAYSGEYLKKIQANQLRPEVQKLLLRAGKIGYTARGIVWGIIGFLFLKAALHANASEAGGTQNAFSFLENASFGSFLLGAVALGLIGYGIFMFVRAKCEIINTHG from the coding sequence ATGAATATAACAAGTGTATCTTCCTCTCTTACTCATCCGCAACCCCATTGGATAACGCTCTTTGCCCGCGTTGGTCTTACCGCTAAAGGAATTGTTTACTGTTTAGTTGGGTTAATGGCCTTTATGGCGGCTTTTGATTTAAATGGTAAAACTGTTCAAGACACCAGTAAAGCAGGTATTTTTCACTTTATTCAGGAACAACCTTTTGGTAAAATACTTATTGGCCTAGTTGCCCTTGGATTATTATGCTTTGCCGTTTGGCGTTTTATCGAGGCTTTTATGGATACGGAACACAAAGGAACGAAACCAAAAGGGATAGGTCGTCGGATTGGGTATGCCTTTAGTGGCATTGTTTATCTGGGATTTGCCTTCTATGCCGGTAAGGAGGCTTTAGGCAAAAGTTCGGGGCAATCAGGTAATGATAATACACAGCAATCCTTGGTGCATCAGTTACTAGATAAACCTTTTGGTCAGTGGTTAGTGGGCGCTCTGGCCTTGGGTATTATTTTTCTGGGTATTTACCAAATATATCGGGCCTACTCTGGCGAATACTTGAAAAAAATACAAGCCAACCAATTGCGGCCCGAAGTACAAAAACTGTTATTACGTGCCGGGAAAATCGGCTACACGGCTAGGGGTATTGTTTGGGGAATTATAGGTTTTCTCTTCCTGAAAGCTGCTCTTCATGCCAACGCCTCCGAAGCAGGAGGAACTCAAAATGCTTTCTCTTTTTTAGAAAATGCCAGTTTTGGTTCTTTTCTTTTGGGTGCCGTGGCTTTAGGCTTAATAGGTTATGGTATATTTATGTTTGTCCGGGCGAAATGTGAAATAATTAACACGCATGGATAA
- a CDS encoding helix-turn-helix transcriptional regulator gives MNDNDVKRISRLTAIVTQLQTKRLLTATQLSEQFNVSIRTIYRDIKALEQAGVPILTEIGKGYTLMEGYKVPPVMFTENEANALVTAEQLISKSGDTSLSKEYTTAISKVKAVLQYSTKEKVELLSNRIAISPALSHANPSGSLTLIQNALTSFKVLDITYHSEHKDEITERKIEPFALYYSLQESWLLIAYCRLRKDFRMFRLDRILKIKLLELSFKPHALTLAEYLDEKKKKFITPDTLLS, from the coding sequence ATGAATGATAACGATGTAAAACGAATTTCAAGACTCACGGCAATTGTTACACAACTACAAACAAAACGGCTTTTAACTGCTACTCAACTTTCGGAGCAATTTAATGTAAGTATCAGAACCATTTACCGTGACATAAAAGCATTGGAACAAGCAGGCGTTCCCATTTTAACAGAGATTGGCAAGGGTTACACCTTAATGGAAGGTTACAAAGTACCCCCAGTCATGTTCACAGAAAATGAAGCAAACGCTTTAGTAACGGCAGAACAGTTAATTTCAAAAAGTGGAGATACTTCGCTGAGCAAAGAATACACAACAGCAATCAGCAAGGTAAAAGCTGTATTGCAATATTCAACAAAAGAGAAAGTCGAATTATTATCCAACCGAATTGCTATTAGTCCAGCCTTATCCCATGCTAATCCAAGTGGTTCACTCACATTAATTCAAAATGCACTTACTTCTTTTAAGGTCTTGGATATCACCTATCATTCAGAACACAAAGACGAAATAACCGAGCGGAAGATAGAACCATTTGCCTTGTATTACAGCTTGCAGGAAAGCTGGTTGCTCATTGCTTATTGCAGATTAAGAAAAGATTTCAGAATGTTCCGGCTGGATAGAATTTTAAAAATCAAATTACTTGAATTAAGTTTCAAGCCCCACGCGCTGACCCTTGCCGAATATTTAGACGAAAAGAAAAAAAAGTTTATCACCCCTGACACACTCCTGTCATAA
- a CDS encoding VOC family protein — MNLVSIRIITTDVKKLVKFYEQVTGIPATQYTDDFAELPTQSGTLAIGSIRTLQFFGGEEVAKAAQNSTAIIEFLVKDVGDDYQRLSDVLQTCLVQKPTTMPWGNKSLLFRDPDGNLVNLFTPVTPEAVLKFDGKAG, encoded by the coding sequence ATGAATCTCGTTTCCATTAGAATCATTACGACTGACGTGAAGAAGTTGGTAAAATTTTATGAGCAGGTAACTGGAATACCAGCCACACAATACACAGACGATTTTGCTGAACTGCCAACCCAATCGGGTACTTTAGCCATCGGCAGCATCAGGACTTTACAATTTTTTGGCGGAGAAGAGGTCGCCAAAGCTGCCCAAAATAGTACAGCAATAATAGAATTCTTAGTAAAAGATGTAGGCGACGACTACCAAAGATTGTCTGACGTTCTTCAAACTTGCCTTGTGCAAAAGCCAACAACAATGCCTTGGGGCAATAAGTCCCTTTTGTTTCGTGACCCAGACGGAAACCTTGTGAATTTATTTACTCCTGTTACACCCGAAGCAGTCTTGAAATTTGATGGGAAAGCCGGCTAA
- the thiL gene encoding thiamine-phosphate kinase, whose translation MSEYTSLNELGEFGLINVIKQSVQLHNSSTITGIGDDAAVLEPTQKQIVVSTDMLVEGIHFDLTFCPLKHLGYKAVAVNVSDIAAMNAIPTQITVSLAISARYTLEAIQELYAGIRAACANYKVDLVGGDTTSSNSGLIISITAIGEVAAGDAVLRSTAKVNDLVCVTGDLGAAYLGLQVLNREKQAFMANPDMQPELEKKEYLVERQLKPEARMDVIHELKELGVKPTAMIDISDGLASELMHICTQSGVGATIFQDKLPADEQVLDTAEEFKIDPVTCILNGGEDYELLFTVALSDYEKIRNHPDITIIGKIAEKQEGVRIVMPSGNAYPLQAQGWRHF comes from the coding sequence ATGAGCGAATATACTTCTTTAAACGAACTGGGTGAATTTGGCTTGATCAACGTTATTAAGCAATCCGTTCAATTACATAATTCTTCTACCATAACAGGTATTGGCGACGATGCCGCCGTACTGGAACCAACCCAGAAGCAAATAGTGGTGTCAACGGATATGCTGGTAGAAGGCATTCACTTCGATTTAACTTTTTGCCCTTTAAAGCATTTGGGTTATAAAGCCGTAGCCGTAAATGTTTCGGATATAGCCGCCATGAATGCCATACCCACGCAAATTACGGTTAGTTTAGCTATTAGCGCCCGCTATACTTTAGAAGCTATTCAGGAATTATACGCCGGTATCCGGGCGGCCTGCGCTAACTACAAAGTTGATTTAGTAGGTGGCGATACTACTTCTTCCAATTCCGGGTTAATTATTAGCATTACGGCCATTGGGGAAGTAGCTGCCGGCGATGCCGTTTTACGCAGTACGGCCAAAGTAAATGATTTGGTATGTGTAACCGGCGATTTAGGCGCTGCTTATTTAGGTTTGCAAGTATTAAACCGGGAAAAACAAGCATTTATGGCGAACCCCGATATGCAACCAGAATTGGAAAAGAAAGAATATTTAGTAGAGCGCCAATTAAAGCCAGAAGCCCGCATGGATGTTATTCATGAATTAAAAGAACTCGGCGTAAAACCTACCGCCATGATTGATATTTCAGATGGATTAGCTTCTGAACTCATGCACATTTGTACTCAATCGGGAGTTGGAGCTACTATTTTTCAGGATAAACTGCCCGCCGACGAACAGGTTTTGGATACCGCCGAAGAATTTAAAATTGATCCGGTTACTTGTATATTAAACGGTGGCGAAGATTACGAACTTTTATTTACGGTAGCTCTCTCCGACTACGAAAAGATTCGGAACCATCCGGATATTACCATTATCGGCAAAATTGCCGAAAAGCAGGAAGGCGTTCGCATTGTTATGCCAAGCGGCAATGCCTACCCGTTACAAGCCCAGGGATGGCGCCATTTTTAA
- a CDS encoding TetR/AcrR family transcriptional regulator — protein sequence MSLVNRKEQIEQTATRLFKTQGFAATSMRTLAQSLGMEAASIYAHIRSKEEILQKVCFRLANDFFTGFQNAVSQPGTSTDQLQAAIVEHVRVITTNLEAATVFQTEWRHLSEPYLGQIIKLQTEYEAKFRDLLKTGKAKGEFKFNDVHLTTRVLLASLNGIAQWYNPDGILTPTEIATNFNSIFLHGIVKGKISN from the coding sequence ATGAGTTTGGTAAACCGAAAAGAACAAATTGAGCAAACTGCTACCCGTTTATTTAAAACCCAGGGCTTTGCCGCTACTTCCATGCGAACGTTAGCCCAGTCGCTGGGCATGGAGGCGGCCAGTATTTACGCGCATATTCGATCGAAAGAAGAAATTTTGCAGAAGGTTTGTTTCCGGTTAGCTAATGATTTTTTTACGGGTTTTCAAAATGCCGTAAGCCAGCCGGGTACCTCAACGGATCAGTTGCAAGCCGCCATTGTGGAACACGTGCGGGTAATTACCACCAATTTAGAGGCAGCAACCGTTTTTCAGACAGAATGGCGGCATTTAAGCGAACCTTATTTGGGGCAAATAATAAAATTACAAACAGAATACGAAGCTAAATTCCGGGATTTACTAAAAACAGGCAAAGCGAAAGGTGAGTTTAAATTTAACGATGTGCACCTAACTACCCGGGTTCTGTTGGCCAGTTTAAACGGAATTGCCCAATGGTATAACCCCGACGGTATATTAACCCCAACAGAAATAGCCACAAATTTTAATAGTATATTTTTGCATGGCATTGTAAAAGGAAAAATTTCTAATTAA
- the paaA gene encoding 1,2-phenylacetyl-CoA epoxidase subunit PaaA, translating to MYGGGSIFEVKPGDTILNEDPIILAAFEARIARGEKIEPMDWMPALYRKQLIRMIEQHAHSEIIGALPEGAWITRAPGYKRKMAQLAKVQDEVGHAQLLYSAAETLGKTREEMMNDLLSGKSKYSNVFNYPTPTWADSTVISWLIDAGAIVNQLANAKGSYGPYCRALERICVEESFHLKYGHDAVVHLATGTPKQRQMIQEALNRWWKPIMMFFGPPDKISVHTEILMKWKLKMATNDECRQQFLDMYVPKLWEIGLTLPDPKLSKNETGTWEYTEPDWEEFKQVINGNGPCNAERLAVRRTAEEKGAWVRQALLRPEARYVQPLA from the coding sequence ATGTACGGAGGAGGAAGCATTTTCGAAGTTAAACCAGGCGATACAATCCTGAATGAGGATCCAATAATATTAGCTGCGTTTGAAGCGCGCATTGCCCGTGGGGAGAAAATTGAACCCATGGATTGGATGCCGGCTCTTTACCGCAAACAATTAATCCGGATGATTGAACAGCACGCGCATTCCGAAATTATAGGTGCCTTGCCCGAAGGAGCCTGGATTACGCGGGCACCCGGTTATAAACGTAAAATGGCCCAACTAGCCAAAGTACAGGACGAAGTGGGCCACGCACAATTGTTATACAGTGCCGCCGAAACTCTGGGTAAAACCCGGGAAGAAATGATGAATGATTTACTTTCCGGAAAATCGAAATATTCCAATGTATTTAATTACCCTACTCCTACCTGGGCCGATTCTACGGTAATTTCGTGGTTAATTGATGCGGGCGCTATTGTAAACCAATTAGCCAATGCCAAAGGCAGCTACGGCCCTTATTGTCGGGCCTTGGAACGGATTTGCGTGGAAGAATCTTTCCATTTGAAATACGGGCACGATGCGGTGGTACACCTGGCAACCGGCACACCCAAACAACGCCAAATGATACAGGAAGCCTTAAACCGCTGGTGGAAGCCGATTATGATGTTTTTTGGTCCGCCGGATAAAATTTCGGTACACACCGAAATTCTGATGAAATGGAAATTAAAAATGGCTACCAACGACGAATGTCGCCAGCAATTCCTGGATATGTACGTACCAAAACTATGGGAAATAGGCTTAACCTTACCCGATCCTAAACTAAGCAAAAACGAAACAGGCACCTGGGAATACACCGAACCGGACTGGGAAGAATTTAAGCAGGTTATAAATGGTAATGGTCCTTGTAACGCGGAGCGTTTAGCTGTTAGACGAACCGCCGAAGAAAAAGGCGCCTGGGTGCGCCAAGCCTTGCTCCGACCAGAAGCCCGCTATGTGCAACCTTTAGCTTAA
- a CDS encoding phenylacetic acid degradation b, with product MLSASCDPRINRLAISAEPVEEIKKPLDQFETYEVFQQKKPNMPYGYVGPVHAPNLEMAFVFAKEQYSRRATCKGLWLAATNTIHVSFYTDDNQSVYDLLRPAAGETGNTPLEAYEIFHLKKRGKAHNHVGTVQAYSPEEALQAAKENFAQEPCVNIWVVRTADLYRTDPANEDIWLNTSEKKYREAAAYKVMEKINQFKQLHASNR from the coding sequence ATGTTATCAGCATCTTGCGACCCCCGGATAAACCGATTAGCAATTTCCGCAGAACCAGTTGAGGAAATTAAAAAGCCATTAGATCAGTTTGAGACGTACGAGGTTTTTCAGCAAAAGAAACCCAATATGCCTTACGGGTACGTGGGGCCGGTTCATGCACCTAACCTGGAAATGGCTTTTGTATTCGCGAAAGAACAATACAGTCGGCGGGCTACTTGTAAGGGGTTATGGCTAGCGGCAACCAACACCATCCACGTTAGTTTTTATACCGACGATAATCAATCTGTTTACGATTTACTACGACCAGCTGCCGGAGAAACTGGGAACACCCCGTTAGAAGCATATGAAATATTTCACCTGAAAAAACGCGGGAAAGCCCATAACCACGTCGGCACGGTGCAAGCTTATTCGCCGGAAGAAGCTTTGCAGGCGGCTAAAGAAAATTTTGCGCAGGAGCCGTGCGTAAACATTTGGGTAGTACGTACCGCTGATTTATACCGCACCGATCCGGCAAACGAAGACATTTGGTTGAACACTTCTGAGAAAAAATACCGCGAAGCTGCCGCCTATAAAGTAATGGAAAAAATTAACCAGTTTAAACAATTACACGCTTCCAACCGATAA